The following coding sequences lie in one Kryptolebias marmoratus isolate JLee-2015 linkage group LG5, ASM164957v2, whole genome shotgun sequence genomic window:
- the LOC108246377 gene encoding zinc fingers and homeoboxes protein 2, which produces MSSRRKSSTPCMVRVISDMPDDQDDSEDVMDIEKLPCNIMTEKEDSESPESTEKKQDPQRDDVENTDQQTMLKQAKTQNIEPLVQKELSCNRDQPPVVEKVDSRGLKDKEETESEQVSQKKQPRGYECKYCPFLTQNLNNFKEHVDSSHPNVILNPLYLCAVCNFNTKKFDSLTEHNESQHPGETNFKFKRIKRNNQTILEQTIEGKDNSAECEMTNEQGEGNSHSVFPPCISTTVKSPSNIQSLYGGTELTNQLDGLIQKDQITAVNINGTVIIPEPTIIQGLSHVSPMLQRPPNFNSVPKIAVPLNTTKYNPSLDDNLTLIASFNKFPYPTHAELSWLTAASKHPEEQIKVWFTTQRLKQGITWSPEEVEEARKKMFNGSIPPSHHTFTSPISLSSPKVSKQPIVHTTIEQPGQVRTTVSNDLSIVTTTGVPPGSTHTLKRSLPAHLTSVFGPESKRPIMAVAPHSGDPKDKVLMAPPPPPPPHKDRMPMAPPLVPMEIKRPVAASLVNAEAKRPSLAVPLMPPPSSSLSQSLSSKGKILSAIGNFKTKPLISMPSMVFPESLTRPMIAPPPLCAPPFKKSLLVPRTSTISSKEKHTNTHKLPAPDLNLPNSPPPNNSHIKRPTIIQSVRPPLKVPSQIQGFPLDGKTLKEQKGLELKNSYPRGDKVVAPLTEANGTSRMDGKWPQDQKFPAHNNGIIHLDGEETPAARKQDFQQKSSVLTQFPLLERMKGKTAKQLKILEENFLRNSFPTHSDVNNLAATTGLSHHEIDSWFVERRALRDNLEQALLNSMGTKKTGIGDFAGMTEKQLHQQPQQHQLNGIHKTSTNVGNLKSPPPPLHALSINAPSTIATSIPNPNSFSVPPDSRSLALLKDDYAQTRWPSPEELSQPDGRTGLARSELARWFTSTRLQSCGMELKELFYNNGMNGGQGQLVYSPESTPPNIIQRCQDGAVTNNSKVLEVELDWLMDQRSNSLNSHQRTELQDRFAGRLRQQSVAEMKNGAQNGGVLGGAREVFGSWLEDGPLRRGRELLLDRERKMGEDTSGRLTG; this is translated from the exons ATGTCCAGTCGTAGAAAGTCCTCCACTCCATGCATGGTTCGGGTCATCAGTGACATGCCTGATGATCAAGATGATTCGGAGGATGTGATGGACATTGAAAAACTGCCCTGTAACATTATGACTGAAAAAGAAGACTCAGAATCACCTGAATCTACAGAGAAAAAGCAAGACCCACAACGGGATGATGTAGAAAATACAGACCAGCAGACAATgttaaaacaggcaaaaacacaaaatattgaGCCATTAGTACAAAAGGAGCTTTCTTGTAACAGAGATCAACCTCCTGTCGTTGAAAAGGTCGATTCCAGAGGATTAAAAGACAAGGAAGAAACAGAATCTGAACAAGTATCACAGAAAAAGCAACCAAGAGGCTATGAGTGCAAATATTGTCCATTTTTGACACAAAATCTGAATAACTTTAAAGAACATGTGGACTCCAGCCACCCTAATGTCATTCTAAATCCATTGTATCTCTGTGCTGTGTGTAATTTCAACACCAAGAAGTTTGACTCACTCACGGAGCACAATGAGAGCCAGCATCCAGGTGAGACAAACTTCAAGTTCAAAAGGATAAAAAGGAACAATCAGACTATCTTGGAACAGACAATCGAAGGCAAAGACAATTCAGCTGAATGCGAAATGACAAATGAACAAGGTGAAGGCAACAGCCACTCTGTGTTTCCACCTTGCATATCAACCACGGTGAAAAGCCCAAGTAATATACAGTCACTCTACGGAGGGACAGAACTTACAAACCAGCTGGATGGTTTGATCCAGAAGGATCAAATCACAGCAGTGAACATCAATGGAACAGTCATCATCCCAGAACCCACCATCATCCAAGGGCTCTCCCATGTCTCCCCAATGCTCCAGCGCCCACCCAACTTTAACTCTGTACCAAAAATAGCCGTTCCTTTGAACACTACCAAATATAATCCTTCTTTAGACGACAACCTGACACTGATTGCCTCCTTTAATAAGTTTCCTTACCCAACACATGCTGAGCTTTCATGGCTTACAGCTGCCTCCAAGCACCCAGAGGAACAGATCAAAGTATGGTTCACCACTCAACGATTGAAGCAAGGCATCACCTGGTCTCCAGAAGAGGTGGAGGAGGCAAGGAAGAAAATGTTCAATGGCTCGATTCCTCCGTCCCATCACACGTTCACCAGTCCCATATCTCTGTCCTCTCCCAAAGTCTCCAAGCAGCCAATTGTCCACACAACGATTGAGCAACCAGGTCAAGTTAGGACAACTGTGTCTAATGACTTAAGTATTGTTACCACCACAGGAGTCCCACCTGGTTCCACCCACACCCTGAAAAGATCCCTGCCAGCACACCTAACATCAGTGTTTGGTCCAGAGTCTAAGCGACCCATTATGGCAGTTGCTCCCCATTCTGGTGACCCTAAAGACAAGGTCCTAATGGCTCCTCCGCCACCTCCTCCCCCACATAAAGACCGCATGCCAATGGCACCACCTCTTGTTCCTATGGAGATCAAGCGACCTGTAGCAGCTTCTCTGGTTAATGCAGAAGCAAAGAGGCCATCTCTTGCTGTGCCTTTAATGCCACCACCATCATCGTCATTGTCACAATCTTTGTCATCCAAAGGGAAAATTCTCTCTGCAATAGGAAACTTTAAGACGAAGCCATTGATCTCAATGCCCTCCATGGTGTTTCCAGAGTCCTTAACAAGGCCAATGATCGCTCCTCCACCTTTATGTGCCCCTCCATTCAAAAAGTCTTTACTTGTCCCTCGTACTTCGACCATCAGTTCCAAAGAAAAGCATACCAATACCCATAAATTGCCAGCTCCTGATCTGAATCTGCCAAACTCCCCTCCACCCAACAACTCTCACATAAAGCGGCCAACCATTATACAGTCTGTTCGCCCTCCACTTAAAGTCCCTTCCCAAATTCAGGGGTTCCCTCTGGATggcaaaacactaaaagaacagaaaggaTTGGAGCTGAAAAACAGTTATCCAAGAGGCGATAAGGTTGTCGCTCCTCTGACAGAAGCTAATGGGACATCACGTATGGATGGTAAATGGCCCCAGGATCAGAAGTTCCCTGCTCACAACAATGGCATTATACATTTAGATGGTGAAGAGACACCAGCAGCTCGAAAACAAGATTTTCAGCAAAAGTCATCGGTCTTGACTCAATTCCCTTTGCTAGAGCGAATGAAAGGAAAAACggcaaaacaactgaaaatctTGGAGGAGAATTTCTTGCGGAACAGCTTTCCCACACATAGCGATGTGAACAATCTGGCAGCCACTACTGGCCTGTCTCATCATGAAATTGACAGCTGGTTTGTGGAGCGGCGTGCACTACGTGACAACTTGGAACAGGCCCTTCTAAACTCCATGGGCACCAAGAAGACAGGAATTGGTGATTTTGCTGGCATGACTGAGAAACAACTAcatcagcagcctcagcagcatCAGCTGAATGGCATTCACAAAACAAGCACTAATGTGGGCAATCTCAAAAGCCCTCCTCCGCCTCTGCATGCCCTCTCCATTAATGCTCCCAGCACGATTGCAACCTCTATCCCTAACCCAAATTCTTTCTCAGTGCCTCCAGACAGCCGATCACTGGCACTCCTCAAGGACGATTATGCTCAAACGCGGTGGCCTTCCCCTGAGGAGTTAAGCCAGCCGGACGGTCGGACAGGACTTGCTCGCTCCGAACTCGCCCGCTGGTTTACAAGCACCCGGCTGCAGAGCTGCGGCATGGAACTGAAAGAACTTTTTTACAACAATGGAATGAATGGAGGGCAGGGGCAGCTGGTGTATTCCCCTGAGAGCACTCCACCCAACATCATCCAGCGTTGTCAGGACGGAGCCGTAACAAACAACAGTAAGGTGCTGGAGGTTGAGCTGGACTGGCTGATGGACCAGCGTTCGAACAGCCTCAACAGTCACCAACGCACTGAGCTCCAAGACCGGTTTGCTGGCAG ACTGAGGCAGCAGAGTGTGGCGGAGATGAAGAACGGGGCTCAGAATGGCGGAGTCTTGGGAGGAGCGCGGGAAGTGTTCGGGAGCTGGCTGGAGGACGGACCTttgaggagaggaagagagcTTCTCCTGGACAGAGAGAGGAAGATGGGGGAGGACACATCTGGGCGGCTTACAGGATAA